The following is a genomic window from Capnocytophaga stomatis.
CGTTTACACGCTCGCACGACTCACGAACGGCACGCGTTTCCACTTCTGTAATTCCTGAAGGAATACAAACCACCATACGCAATGAGGGAGAGAAAAAACGCCTTTTCAATGCAGGTACACTTCTGATAAGCATACTAATCATTTGCTCCGAAGCATCAAAATCAGCAATTACTCCATCTTTTAATGGTCGAATTGTTTTAATGTTAGGGTGTGTTTTTCCTTGCATTAACCGAGCTTCCTTGCCTACTGCTATAATTTTGTGTGAAGTTCGGTCTTGAGCGACAATCGATGGGCTATCCACCACCACCTTGTCATTATGAATGATTAATGTATTTGCTGTTCCTAAATCTATTGCTATTTCTTCCGTTAAGAAGTCAAAAAAACCCATATTTGTGTAGTTGTATTAAATATAATTTGTTTAAAATCAATCATTTATAAAAAGAAAACTATTCTATTTATGCGACTGCAATTTTATGAAAAAAAAAATGTTTTTCCAAACAAATTTCAATTTTAATCCTTAAATTCACAAAATGCTATTTTAAATCATAAAAAAATGTTACTTTTGCTGTTAGAGTTAAATTTTTAGCTTAGAAAATATATGAAATCCCAAAAAATAACATTAAAAATAATTTTAGGATATCTTCTGTTAATATTAACATCTGCAACGGTTGCGGCTGTTACTTATAAAGAAATTCAAAAATTAACCTCATCAGAAAACATAAACCAATCCAATAGAGATAAAATGCTGAAAATCGGCAGAATACTAACTCTTATGAATGAAACGGAAAGTGCCGGAAAAATAGCAATCCGTACTGATGATGAGCAAGCTCTTAAATCTTTTTTGGAAAAAAATAAAATTCTGGAAGATAGTATTATCAAATTCAGAAAAAACATTACATCTGAAAAACACTTGCAAATGCTTGATACTGTGCAGATGTTAATTCAATTAAAAAGTAAAAACCTTCAAGAATTGAAAGCCATTCAGCGTAGTGATGTTTCATCAATTACCATTCGTAATGCCATCAAAAAACTTTCGAGCTTGGAGCCTTCACTTGGGCATTTTCTGCTGAATGACAACATTGTAACAAGTCAAGAAAGGATAGGCCCCAGAAGAGATTCAACAAGTACGGAAAGTGAAACACAACAAGATATTCCTTCCATCTTAAAACGATATAAGGACATAAAAATTCCTCCCACTCGGAATCAGTCAAAGTTTGATGAAACTGTTATGGAAACCTTAAAATTGTTAAATAAAGTTCATCGAGAAACTCAAAAATATAAATATAAGCAAAACGAAAAAATACAAACTCTTTGGCATAATGACAATCGTATGTCGGAGAAAATTGGCGATTTACTTTCTGATTTTGAAGAAGATATACTAAAAAGTTCACAAGAAATTAACAATGAACGACAAATTATTTTCAAAAAAAGTAAGTCTTTCCTGATTCTTTCTTATGTCTTTGCGATAATTGTCACCGTTTTACTTTCCTTTATTATAATAAGGGACTTTTGGAAAATTCAGGCTTACCGGCAAGAATTGGAAACAGCAAACCTGAAAACCAATCGTTTATTAAAAAGTAGAGAGCAACTCGTTTCTATGGTTAGCCACGATTTGCGAACACCTCTCAGCTCTATAATAGGATACTCCGAACTCCTTAGAAAACAAGACATTACGGAAAAAGGCAAAAATTATCTTTCACATATCAAATATTCTTCGGAGTATATTCAAAAGTTGGTTGATGAACTGCTGGATTATTCCAAGTTGGAGGCGGGAAAAATTACGATACAAAAGGTTCCTATAAATATTGCTGACACTATCAAGGAAGTATCTGATAATGTGAAGTCTATATACAAATCCAAACCTATCACCTTGTCAATGGAAATTTCCGATACAATTCGCAATAGTAAATTTACAAATGATTCGTATCGTATCAGACAGATTCTTTACAATCTGATTTCCAATGCTTTTAAATTCACTGAAAAAGGAGAAATTCGCATTAAAGCCGAAGCAAAACCTTTCACCGACAAGGCTTCCGAAATTATCATCTCGGTTTCAGACTCCGGAATCGGTATAAAAAAAGAACAACAGGCTCACATTTTTGACGAATTTACGCAAGCCAACACAGATGTTTCAAAACGCTACGGAGGTTCAGGATTAGGTTTGCATATTTCACAAAAATTGGCTCATTTGCTAAAAGGAAAAATAAGTCTTGAAAGTGAAGAAAATGTAGGAAGTACGTTTACTTTCCGTTTTGTATCTGAAAAAGTTACTGAAAATCAGAAAGTTGTTTCAAACAAATGGACTTCTGACAAAGCTCCTAACGAAATCGAAATTCTTGCAATTGATGACGATGCCACCATTTTAGGACTTATTCAGGAACTTTTACATCAGAAAAACATAAAAGTTACTCCTTTTAGCAACGGAAAAGAAGCTCTTTCCAAGATGAATTCACTCAATTTTGATATGGTTATCACGGATATTCAGATTCCTGAAATGAATGGTTTTCACTTTGTTACGTTATTCAATGAACAATATAAAGACAATCCTATTCCGGTGTTGGCTATTACGGGCAGAAAAGACGTTCCCGAGAGTTTCTATACACAAAGCGGTTTTTCAGGAATATTACCAAAACCTTTCACTCCTCAGCAATTTTATGAGAAGTTGAATTCATTTTTCCCGAAAATAGAAACCAATAATTTTGCAGCACCTCCTCCTTTAGTTGTTGATTCTGTGGAATATCGTCCTGAGGTTTTGGAACAATTTATGGGAGATGATAAAGATGCTATTATTGCTCTTTATGAAACTTTTATAAACGATTCTGTAAAAAACATTTCAAATTTGAAGCAATTTGCAAATATTAGAGAATATGAAAATATCCGAGCCATTGCCCATAAAATGCGAAGTATGTTCGGACAAATAAACGCTAAAAGAGAAGTAGAAATATTAAACTATTTGAACAATATTTCAGAAGAAAGTGATATTTTGGAACTTCGACTTAAAATCAACGACTTAGAAAAACTTTTCAATGAAGAATGTAAAATAGCTATTGAGAAATATTGTCATAACTAAATAGAAGCAAAAATCCGAATTTCGTTATGAAATTCGGATTTTTTACATATAAAAAGATAGTTAATCTTTCATTCTTTCCACGTATGTTCCCTTTTCAGTTTCAACCTTAATGCGGTCACCTTCATTGATAAATAACGGAACGTTCACGATTGCACCTGTTTCCACAGTAGCTGGTTTTGTGGCGTTGGTTGCCGTATTTCCTTTTACTCCCGGCTCAACGTGAGTTACTGTAAGTATCACACTGGCAGGCATTTCTACAGAAAGAGGAGATTCATCTTCTGCATTAAAAATAATCATTACTATTTC
Proteins encoded in this region:
- a CDS encoding hybrid sensor histidine kinase/response regulator, which encodes MKSQKITLKIILGYLLLILTSATVAAVTYKEIQKLTSSENINQSNRDKMLKIGRILTLMNETESAGKIAIRTDDEQALKSFLEKNKILEDSIIKFRKNITSEKHLQMLDTVQMLIQLKSKNLQELKAIQRSDVSSITIRNAIKKLSSLEPSLGHFLLNDNIVTSQERIGPRRDSTSTESETQQDIPSILKRYKDIKIPPTRNQSKFDETVMETLKLLNKVHRETQKYKYKQNEKIQTLWHNDNRMSEKIGDLLSDFEEDILKSSQEINNERQIIFKKSKSFLILSYVFAIIVTVLLSFIIIRDFWKIQAYRQELETANLKTNRLLKSREQLVSMVSHDLRTPLSSIIGYSELLRKQDITEKGKNYLSHIKYSSEYIQKLVDELLDYSKLEAGKITIQKVPINIADTIKEVSDNVKSIYKSKPITLSMEISDTIRNSKFTNDSYRIRQILYNLISNAFKFTEKGEIRIKAEAKPFTDKASEIIISVSDSGIGIKKEQQAHIFDEFTQANTDVSKRYGGSGLGLHISQKLAHLLKGKISLESEENVGSTFTFRFVSEKVTENQKVVSNKWTSDKAPNEIEILAIDDDATILGLIQELLHQKNIKVTPFSNGKEALSKMNSLNFDMVITDIQIPEMNGFHFVTLFNEQYKDNPIPVLAITGRKDVPESFYTQSGFSGILPKPFTPQQFYEKLNSFFPKIETNNFAAPPPLVVDSVEYRPEVLEQFMGDDKDAIIALYETFINDSVKNISNLKQFANIREYENIRAIAHKMRSMFGQINAKREVEILNYLNNISEESDILELRLKINDLEKLFNEECKIAIEKYCHN